One segment of Acidimicrobiales bacterium DNA contains the following:
- the atpD gene encoding F0F1 ATP synthase subunit beta, with translation MTVTDNDTTLKDGRVVAIAGPVVDVEFPRGHLPEINHALELTVSVDGEPVNVVAEVAQQIGDSRVRVVTMKPTDGLTRGTAVRNTGRGITVPVGTAVLGHVFNVIGEPLDSPLAEENVERWEIHREPPAFDTLEPKANVFPTGIKVIDLLTPYLAGGKIGLFGGAGVGKTVLIQEMINRVASQHGGVSVFAGVGERTREGTDLWIEMEESGVIDKTALVYGQMDEPPGVRLRVALSALTMAEYFRDVQNQDVLFFVDNIFRFVQAGSEVSTLLGRMPSAVGYQPTLADEMGELQERITSTRGRSITSLQAVYVPADDYTDPAPFTTFTHLDATTELSR, from the coding sequence ATGACCGTTACCGACAACGACACCACCCTCAAGGACGGCCGCGTCGTCGCCATCGCCGGCCCGGTGGTCGACGTGGAGTTCCCGCGCGGGCACCTCCCGGAGATCAACCACGCGCTCGAGCTCACGGTCTCCGTCGACGGCGAGCCGGTGAACGTGGTCGCCGAGGTGGCCCAGCAGATCGGCGACAGTCGCGTGCGGGTCGTCACCATGAAGCCCACCGACGGCCTGACCCGGGGCACCGCGGTCCGCAACACCGGGCGGGGGATCACCGTCCCGGTGGGCACGGCCGTGCTCGGCCACGTGTTCAACGTCATCGGCGAGCCCCTCGACTCCCCGCTCGCCGAGGAGAACGTCGAGCGCTGGGAGATCCACCGGGAGCCGCCGGCGTTCGACACCCTGGAGCCGAAGGCCAACGTGTTCCCGACGGGCATCAAGGTCATCGACCTGCTCACCCCCTACCTGGCCGGCGGCAAGATCGGCCTGTTCGGCGGTGCCGGCGTGGGCAAGACCGTCCTCATCCAGGAGATGATCAACCGCGTCGCCTCGCAGCACGGCGGTGTGTCGGTGTTCGCCGGAGTGGGCGAGCGCACCCGTGAGGGCACCGACCTCTGGATCGAGATGGAGGAGTCGGGCGTCATCGACAAGACCGCCCTCGTCTACGGCCAGATGGACGAGCCGCCCGGTGTGCGCCTCCGCGTCGCGCTGTCCGCGCTCACCATGGCCGAGTACTTCCGCGACGTCCAGAACCAGGACGTGCTGTTCTTCGTCGACAACATCTTCCGCTTCGTGCAGGCCGGCTCCGAGGTGTCCACCCTCCTCGGCCGCATGCCCTCGGCGGTGGGCTACCAGCCCACCCTCGCCGACGAGATGGGCGAGCTCCAGGAGCGCATCACCTCGACCCGGGGCCGCTCGATCACCTCGCTGCAGGCCGTGTACGTGCCCGCCGACGACTACACCGACCCGGCGCCGTTCACCACCTTCACCCATCTCGACGCCACCACCGAGCTCTCCCGC
- the atpE gene encoding ATP synthase F0 subunit C encodes MSILAQVTYEATSKGEAQAITAAGQAGLAYGLATIGPGIGIGYLVGQSVQAMARQPEAAGMVRTTMFLGIAFTEALALIGFVVFILIKFV; translated from the coding sequence ATGAGCATCCTCGCCCAGGTCACCTACGAAGCCACCTCCAAGGGCGAAGCCCAGGCCATCACCGCCGCCGGGCAGGCCGGCCTCGCCTACGGCCTCGCCACCATCGGTCCCGGCATCGGCATCGGCTACCTCGTGGGTCAGTCGGTCCAGGCCATGGCCCGCCAGCCCGAGGCCGCCGGCATGGTGCGCACCACCATGTTCCTCGGCATCGCGTTCACCGAGGCCCTCGCCCTGATCGGCTTCGTGGTCTTCATCCTCATCAAGTTCGTCTGA
- a CDS encoding ATP synthase subunit I: MMLEPASAVEGPSPEGIIARDLVKRAAMIAPALLVVFGLIWGLDGALSTAYGLAIVVANFVLAAALLAGAARISPALMMFAALFGYLVRLSLIFLAIWLVRDASWIELVPFGITVIATHLGLLLWEMRFISASLAYPALKPTATSHPASKESSSQ, encoded by the coding sequence ATGATGCTCGAGCCCGCCAGCGCCGTCGAGGGCCCGTCCCCCGAGGGGATCATCGCTCGCGACCTCGTCAAGCGGGCCGCCATGATCGCCCCGGCGCTCCTCGTCGTCTTCGGTCTCATCTGGGGCCTCGACGGGGCCCTGTCCACCGCCTACGGGCTGGCCATCGTGGTCGCCAACTTCGTCCTCGCCGCCGCACTGCTCGCCGGCGCGGCACGCATCTCCCCGGCGCTGATGATGTTCGCCGCCCTCTTCGGCTACCTCGTGCGCCTCAGCCTCATCTTCCTCGCGATCTGGCTCGTCCGCGACGCCTCGTGGATCGAGCTCGTGCCGTTCGGGATCACGGTGATCGCCACCCATCTCGGCCTTCTGCTGTGGGAGATGCGCTTCATCTCGGCGTCGCTCGCCTACCCGGCGCTCAAGCCCACCGCCACCTCTCACCCCGCATCCAAGGAGTCGTCCTCCCAGTGA
- a CDS encoding serine hydroxymethyltransferase, whose amino-acid sequence MWPADDDRELFTLIDAEVDRQNTTLQLIASENFTSPAVMRATGSVLTNKYSEGYPGKRYYGGNAVVDDIEDLARERVKALFGAEHANVQPHSGANANLGVYLALLEAGDTVMGLSLDHGGHLTHGSPVNISGRFYDFVSYGVSASDERIEVDALRELAHETRPKMIIAGATAYPRVIEPAPLREIADEVGALLMFDAAHIAGLIAGGAHPNPVPYCDVVTFTTHKTLRGPRGGCILSRAEHAAAIDKAIFPGLQGGPLEHAIAAKAVAFREASQPEFADYAHQIVTNARALAESLAGEGFRLVSGGTDNHLLLVDLRSFDAELTGREAQEVLDRAGITLNKNTVPDDPRSPFVTSGVRIGTPAVTTQGMSEPEMAEIGSLIARALRVRSDDGDLAAVRDDVANLCSKFTPYA is encoded by the coding sequence ATGTGGCCCGCCGACGATGACCGCGAGCTGTTCACGCTGATCGACGCCGAGGTCGATCGGCAGAACACGACGCTGCAGCTGATCGCCTCCGAGAACTTCACCTCCCCCGCGGTGATGCGGGCCACGGGCTCGGTGCTCACCAACAAGTACAGCGAGGGCTACCCCGGCAAGCGGTACTACGGCGGCAACGCCGTCGTCGACGACATCGAGGATCTCGCCAGGGAGCGGGTCAAGGCCTTGTTCGGGGCCGAGCACGCCAACGTCCAGCCGCACTCCGGGGCCAACGCCAACCTCGGCGTCTACCTCGCGCTGCTCGAGGCGGGCGACACGGTGATGGGCCTCAGCCTCGATCACGGTGGCCACCTCACCCACGGCTCCCCGGTGAACATCTCGGGGCGCTTCTACGACTTCGTGTCCTACGGCGTGTCTGCCTCCGACGAGCGGATCGAGGTGGACGCCCTGCGCGAGCTGGCCCACGAGACCCGCCCGAAGATGATCATCGCCGGGGCCACCGCCTATCCCCGGGTCATCGAGCCCGCCCCCCTGCGCGAGATCGCCGACGAGGTGGGGGCGCTGCTCATGTTCGACGCTGCCCACATCGCAGGCCTCATCGCCGGCGGCGCCCACCCCAACCCGGTGCCCTATTGCGACGTCGTGACCTTCACCACCCACAAGACGCTCCGTGGTCCCCGGGGTGGCTGCATCCTCAGCCGGGCCGAGCACGCCGCGGCCATCGACAAGGCCATCTTCCCCGGGCTCCAGGGCGGTCCTCTCGAGCACGCCATCGCCGCCAAGGCGGTCGCCTTCCGCGAGGCCTCCCAACCGGAGTTCGCCGACTACGCCCACCAGATCGTGACGAACGCCCGGGCACTCGCCGAATCGTTGGCCGGCGAAGGGTTTCGCCTGGTCTCCGGAGGGACCGACAATCACCTGCTGCTCGTCGACCTGCGCTCCTTCGACGCCGAGCTCACCGGCCGGGAGGCCCAGGAGGTGCTCGACCGGGCGGGCATCACCCTGAACAAGAACACCGTGCCCGACGACCCGCGCTCGCCCTTCGTCACCAGCGGCGTGCGCATCGGCACGCCGGCGGTCACGACCCAGGGGATGAGCGAGCCCGAGATGGCCGAGATCGGCTCGCTCATCGCCCGGGCGCTGCGGGTGCGGTCCGACGACGGGGACCTGGCGGCCGTGCGCGACGACGTGGCCAACCTGTGCTCGAAGTTCACGCCGTACGCCTGA
- the atpH gene encoding ATP synthase F1 subunit delta — protein MSARIDHYADAFRLVLHAEGGANEVVDELFRFARVLEGSDELRDALSDPHIPVERRQQIVEDVLSAKATATTLGLVSLVVATGRVHELSEIVDALLEKTSTEGSRVIAQVRSAVPLTDDQKARLAEALKANTGKDVDLVVVVDPDVLGGLVTQIGDTVIDGSVRQRLSQLRESF, from the coding sequence ATGAGCGCCCGCATCGACCACTACGCCGACGCGTTCCGTCTGGTCCTGCACGCCGAGGGCGGGGCCAACGAGGTCGTCGACGAGCTGTTCCGCTTCGCCCGGGTGCTCGAGGGCTCCGACGAGCTGCGTGACGCGCTCTCCGACCCCCACATCCCCGTCGAGCGGCGTCAGCAGATCGTCGAGGACGTGCTGAGCGCCAAGGCCACGGCCACCACGCTCGGGCTGGTCTCCCTCGTCGTGGCGACCGGCCGTGTGCACGAGCTGAGCGAGATCGTCGACGCCCTGCTCGAGAAGACCTCGACCGAGGGCAGCCGGGTCATCGCCCAGGTGCGCTCGGCGGTCCCGCTCACCGACGACCAGAAGGCCCGCCTCGCCGAGGCGCTCAAGGCCAACACCGGCAAGGACGTCGACCTCGTGGTCGTCGTCGACCCCGACGTGCTCGGCGGGCTCGTCACCCAGATCGGCGACACCGTCATCGACGGCTCCGTGCGCCAACGCCTGTCCCAGCTCCGCGAGTCGTTCTGA
- the atpF gene encoding F0F1 ATP synthase subunit B: MVAFSTILLAATEAGEAVAETKNPILPEVSEMLWAGVFFLLLWALMKFVLLPPVLKTMNDRDDKVREDHQAAEHAEMVRTTKLSQYEEGMAGARAEAVALIEAGRAEGEAQRREAVTAAEAEVAEQRAAAAAEIAEAKARARGELTGSLADIAVGAAEAVVQKPLDRSAQVQVVEDYVNRTGSQN; the protein is encoded by the coding sequence GTGGTCGCTTTCTCAACGATCCTCCTCGCTGCCACCGAAGCCGGTGAAGCGGTCGCGGAGACCAAGAACCCGATCCTCCCCGAGGTCAGCGAGATGCTCTGGGCGGGAGTGTTCTTCCTGCTGCTGTGGGCGCTCATGAAGTTCGTGCTGCTCCCGCCCGTGCTGAAGACCATGAACGACCGCGACGACAAGGTCCGTGAGGACCACCAGGCCGCCGAGCACGCCGAGATGGTGCGCACCACGAAGCTGTCGCAGTACGAAGAGGGGATGGCAGGCGCCCGCGCCGAGGCGGTCGCCCTCATCGAGGCCGGCCGCGCCGAGGGCGAGGCCCAGCGACGCGAGGCCGTCACCGCCGCGGAGGCCGAGGTGGCCGAGCAGCGGGCGGCGGCCGCCGCCGAGATCGCGGAGGCCAAGGCCCGGGCCCGGGGCGAGCTCACCGGCAGCCTCGCCGACATCGCCGTCGGTGCCGCCGAGGCCGTCGTGCAGAAGCCCCTCGACCGCTCCGCTCAGGTGCAGGTCGTCGAGGACTACGTCAACCGCACCGGCTCGCAGAACTAG
- a CDS encoding AtpZ/AtpI family protein, with amino-acid sequence MDVSQRREVSQQMYRQAGGWELALSPVLFALIGYGLDRLFGTVPVITIVFAVLGLVGAVVRLYYGYDAEMKAHEESGSWRR; translated from the coding sequence GTGGACGTTTCGCAACGGCGCGAGGTCTCACAACAGATGTACCGGCAGGCCGGAGGCTGGGAGCTCGCCCTCTCCCCGGTTCTGTTCGCCCTCATCGGCTACGGACTCGACCGGCTCTTCGGCACCGTCCCCGTGATCACGATCGTCTTCGCCGTGCTCGGGCTCGTCGGCGCGGTCGTGCGCCTCTACTACGGCTACGACGCCGAGATGAAGGCCCACGAGGAGAGCGGATCGTGGAGGCGATGA
- a CDS encoding F0F1 ATP synthase subunit gamma, with translation MAGGQERILRRRIKSVESTKKITRAMELIAATRVVKAQDRAAASRPYAEEITAVILDLVRAGAARESALLRSYDDAQKTAMIVITSDRGLCGAYNSTMIRNAERELIDRRADGLDYALFVVGKKAQAYFKFRGYKIEETFLGVTDQPTYDQARDVASAVRHRFEAGEFREVDLVYWRFLSAGNQQPVIRRFLPLQIDESEADEPVSDLEYEPNPTVILDELLPRYVESRIFSAMLDASASEHAARQRAMKAATDNAEELKTNLTRVMNRARQDSITTEIMEIVGGAEALKADKREPEELLPLSLQPEHLFPSHLDPLDRSATLH, from the coding sequence GTGGCTGGAGGTCAGGAGCGGATCCTTCGCCGACGCATCAAGAGCGTCGAGTCGACGAAGAAGATCACCCGCGCCATGGAGCTGATCGCCGCCACCCGCGTCGTGAAGGCCCAGGACCGCGCGGCGGCGTCGCGTCCCTACGCCGAGGAGATCACCGCAGTGATCCTCGACCTCGTCCGCGCCGGGGCCGCCCGGGAGAGCGCCCTGCTCCGCTCCTACGACGACGCACAGAAGACGGCGATGATCGTCATCACCTCCGACCGGGGACTGTGCGGCGCCTACAACTCCACGATGATCCGCAACGCCGAGCGCGAGCTGATCGACCGCCGGGCCGACGGGCTCGACTACGCGCTGTTCGTCGTGGGCAAGAAGGCACAGGCCTACTTCAAGTTCCGTGGCTACAAGATCGAGGAGACGTTCCTCGGGGTCACCGACCAGCCCACCTACGACCAGGCCCGTGACGTGGCCTCGGCGGTGCGCCATCGCTTCGAGGCGGGGGAGTTCCGCGAGGTCGACCTCGTGTACTGGCGCTTCCTGTCCGCCGGCAACCAACAGCCGGTCATCCGCCGCTTCCTTCCCCTCCAGATCGACGAGTCCGAGGCCGACGAGCCCGTCAGCGACCTCGAGTACGAGCCGAACCCGACGGTGATCCTCGACGAGCTCCTGCCCCGCTACGTCGAGTCACGGATCTTCTCGGCCATGCTCGACGCCTCGGCGTCGGAGCACGCCGCCCGGCAGCGGGCCATGAAGGCCGCCACCGACAACGCCGAGGAGCTCAAGACCAATCTCACCCGGGTCATGAACCGGGCCCGCCAGGACTCGATCACCACCGAGATCATGGAGATCGTCGGAGGCGCCGAGGCCCTGAAGGCCGACAAGCGCGAGCCCGAGGAGCTGCTCCCGCTGTCGCTGCAACCCGAACACCTCTTCCCCAGCCACCTCGACCCGCTCGACCGGTCGGCGACGCTCCACTGA
- the atpA gene encoding F0F1 ATP synthase subunit alpha, giving the protein MAELTINTGDIAAALQKNLSGFSPSLEATQVGRVLEVGDGIARVSGLPDVGVNELLEFEGGTVGLALNLDEDSIGAVVLGDGEAAAAVEEGSPVRATGRILSVPVGDAMLGRVVNALGEPIDGKGPIVGAQLRRMEIQAPGITGRKPVHEPMQTGIKSIDAMTPIGRGQRELVIGDRKTGKTTVCIDTILNQKGQGVKCIYVAIGQKSSTVAQTVSTLAEYGALDYTVVVVAPASDPAPFKYLAPYGGCAMGMHWMDNGEHSLIVYDDLSKQAEAYRQLSLLLRRPPGREAYPGDVFYLHSRLLERAAKLSDDLGAGSLTALPVIETKAGDVSAYIPTNVISITDGQVYLQDDLFKSGVRPAVDVGISVSRVGGDAQIKAMKKVSGSLKLDLAQFRELEAFATFGSELDKISAAQLERGYRLTELLKQGLNSPMPVEEQVVVIFAGTNGYLDGIDVADVRRYETDLLDFMRGRHGALLDDIRTTGELPAGVEDAVKAFTDEFLASEGRSGSMPDAEDLGDADLTKAGGLAEATLTETEVSRGDEA; this is encoded by the coding sequence ATGGCTGAACTGACCATCAACACCGGCGACATCGCCGCCGCCCTCCAGAAGAACCTCTCCGGGTTCTCCCCGTCGCTCGAGGCCACCCAGGTGGGTCGCGTCCTCGAGGTGGGCGACGGCATCGCCCGGGTGTCGGGCCTGCCCGACGTGGGCGTGAACGAGCTCCTCGAGTTCGAGGGCGGCACCGTCGGTCTCGCCCTCAACCTCGACGAGGACTCCATCGGCGCCGTCGTGCTCGGCGACGGCGAGGCCGCCGCGGCCGTCGAGGAGGGCAGCCCCGTGCGGGCCACCGGCCGCATCCTCTCGGTCCCGGTCGGCGACGCCATGCTCGGCCGGGTGGTCAACGCCCTCGGCGAGCCCATCGACGGCAAGGGCCCGATCGTCGGCGCGCAGCTGCGCCGCATGGAGATCCAGGCCCCCGGCATCACGGGTCGCAAGCCCGTGCACGAGCCGATGCAGACCGGCATCAAGTCGATCGACGCGATGACCCCCATCGGCCGGGGTCAGCGCGAGCTCGTCATCGGCGACCGCAAGACCGGCAAGACCACCGTCTGCATCGACACGATCCTGAACCAGAAGGGTCAGGGCGTGAAGTGCATCTACGTCGCCATCGGGCAGAAGTCCTCCACGGTCGCCCAGACCGTGAGCACCCTCGCCGAGTACGGCGCCCTCGACTACACGGTCGTCGTCGTGGCCCCGGCCAGCGACCCCGCCCCGTTCAAGTACCTCGCCCCCTACGGCGGCTGCGCCATGGGGATGCACTGGATGGACAACGGCGAGCACAGCCTCATCGTCTACGACGACCTCTCCAAGCAGGCCGAGGCCTACCGGCAGCTCTCGCTGCTGCTGCGTCGCCCGCCGGGCCGCGAGGCCTACCCCGGCGACGTGTTCTACCTGCACAGCCGGCTCCTCGAGCGGGCCGCCAAGCTGTCCGACGACCTGGGCGCCGGCTCCCTCACCGCCCTCCCGGTCATCGAGACCAAGGCCGGCGACGTGTCCGCCTACATCCCCACCAACGTCATCTCGATCACCGACGGGCAGGTCTACCTCCAGGACGACCTCTTCAAGTCGGGCGTGCGGCCCGCCGTCGACGTGGGCATCTCGGTGTCCCGGGTGGGCGGCGACGCCCAGATCAAGGCGATGAAGAAGGTCTCGGGCAGCCTCAAGCTCGACCTGGCCCAGTTCCGCGAGCTCGAGGCCTTCGCCACGTTCGGGTCCGAGCTCGACAAGATCTCCGCCGCCCAGCTCGAGCGCGGCTACCGCCTCACCGAGCTGCTCAAGCAGGGCCTCAACTCGCCGATGCCGGTCGAGGAGCAGGTCGTCGTCATCTTCGCCGGGACCAACGGCTACCTCGACGGGATCGACGTGGCCGACGTGCGCCGCTACGAGACCGACCTGCTCGACTTCATGCGCGGCCGCCACGGCGCCCTGCTCGACGACATCCGCACCACCGGCGAGCTCCCGGCCGGCGTGGAGGACGCGGTGAAGGCCTTCACCGACGAGTTCCTCGCCAGCGAGGGCCGCAGTGGCTCGATGCCCGATGCCGAGGACCTCGGCGACGCCGACCTCACGAAGGCCGGCGGTCTGGCCGAGGCCACGCTCACCGAGACCGAGGTCTCGCGCGGGGACGAGGCCTGA
- the atpB gene encoding F0F1 ATP synthase subunit A: MIFGLEFPTIEQLVEWPNIIGDDGVWWGFNKIGLIYLIATLATTVLFLLARKGRMVPKGVQNLAESSVAFIRDGIVMQTIGPDGLRYIPFLISLFFFILISNFFSVVPGFHMPGNARMAGPAFLALLTFAFFIAVGLKHQGPKYFISAVAPPGVPKPLYLVVVPIEILSTFIVRPFSLAVRLFANILAGHILLVTFSVLCITLFTASLLVLALPFSFAMLVALTGFEVMVAFLQAYIFTILAAVYIGGAMHPEH, translated from the coding sequence GTGATCTTCGGACTCGAGTTCCCCACCATCGAGCAACTCGTCGAGTGGCCCAACATCATCGGCGACGACGGCGTCTGGTGGGGGTTCAACAAGATCGGCCTGATCTACCTCATCGCCACGCTGGCCACGACGGTGCTCTTCCTCCTCGCCCGCAAGGGCCGGATGGTCCCGAAGGGCGTCCAGAACCTGGCCGAGTCCTCGGTGGCCTTCATCCGCGACGGCATCGTGATGCAGACGATCGGCCCCGACGGGCTGCGCTACATCCCGTTCCTGATCAGCCTCTTCTTCTTCATCCTCATCAGCAACTTCTTCTCGGTGGTCCCGGGCTTCCACATGCCCGGCAACGCCCGCATGGCCGGCCCGGCGTTCCTGGCGCTGTTGACCTTTGCGTTCTTCATCGCCGTCGGCCTCAAGCACCAGGGGCCCAAGTACTTCATCAGCGCCGTGGCCCCGCCGGGTGTGCCGAAGCCCCTCTATCTCGTGGTCGTGCCCATCGAGATCCTCTCGACCTTCATCGTGCGGCCCTTCTCCCTGGCCGTGCGTCTCTTCGCCAACATCCTCGCCGGCCACATCCTGCTCGTGACCTTCAGCGTCCTGTGCATCACGCTGTTCACGGCGTCGTTGCTGGTCCTCGCCCTGCCGTTCTCGTTCGCCATGCTCGTCGCCCTCACCGGGTTCGAGGTCATGGTGGCCTTCCTGCAGGCCTACATCTTCACGATCCTCGCCGCCGTGTACATCGGTGGCGCCATGCACCCCGAGCACTGA
- a CDS encoding undecaprenyl/decaprenyl-phosphate alpha-N-acetylglucosaminyl 1-phosphate transferase codes for MPELGAYMVVLAVVAATTFVVLFGVRRLAVRIGAVVRPDERRVHDRPTPTLGGVAMLVGLLAGMGVAWAMGDFAAVFSGTTEPLGLVIAAIAMLVVGVVDDLREVSAPAKLAGMVIPATVLVLSGIAILVLRIPFLGVFVLSTDWSYLLSVLWVVGMANAINFIDGLDGLAGGIGAIAAGSFFLYSLQLGDQGLLAPGNLGPLLSVIVLGMCVGFLPHNVHPARIFMGDGGALLLGLLLAASTMVVGGRVDQQFSGQSFFFFAPLLIPLVILGVPLLDTLFAIVRRATTRSGISTADKGHLHHRLMDLGHGHRRSVFILWAWTALLSGFVLYPTYTGSGDAIVPIGIAAILLSLFTVLRPGSRPWRRGGAKGDVAEGVADEPDGAGDADAGAGRPGARPAVVGPVAHLPVTATPDEGDEPTAG; via the coding sequence GTGCCTGAGCTCGGCGCCTACATGGTGGTGCTGGCCGTCGTGGCCGCCACCACCTTCGTGGTCCTCTTCGGCGTCCGCCGTCTGGCGGTGCGCATCGGCGCAGTGGTCCGTCCCGACGAGCGGAGGGTCCACGACCGGCCAACCCCCACCCTCGGCGGCGTCGCCATGCTCGTCGGGCTGCTGGCGGGGATGGGCGTGGCGTGGGCCATGGGCGACTTCGCCGCCGTGTTCAGCGGGACCACCGAGCCGCTCGGCCTGGTGATCGCCGCGATCGCGATGCTCGTCGTGGGCGTCGTCGACGACCTGAGGGAGGTGTCGGCGCCGGCCAAGCTCGCCGGGATGGTGATCCCGGCCACCGTCCTGGTGCTCTCCGGCATCGCCATCCTCGTGTTGCGGATCCCCTTCCTCGGGGTCTTCGTGCTCTCCACCGACTGGTCGTACCTGCTGTCCGTGCTCTGGGTCGTGGGGATGGCCAACGCCATCAACTTCATCGACGGGCTCGACGGGTTGGCCGGAGGCATCGGCGCCATCGCCGCCGGCAGCTTCTTCCTCTACTCCCTCCAGCTCGGCGACCAGGGTCTGCTCGCCCCCGGGAACCTCGGGCCGCTGCTCTCGGTGATCGTGCTCGGCATGTGCGTCGGGTTCCTGCCCCACAACGTGCACCCGGCCCGGATCTTCATGGGCGACGGCGGCGCGCTGCTCCTCGGCCTCCTGCTGGCCGCTTCGACCATGGTCGTCGGGGGCCGGGTCGACCAGCAGTTCAGCGGCCAGTCGTTCTTCTTCTTCGCCCCGCTCCTCATCCCCCTCGTCATCCTGGGGGTCCCGCTCCTCGACACGCTCTTCGCCATCGTGCGACGCGCCACCACCCGGTCGGGCATCTCGACGGCGGACAAGGGCCACCTGCACCACCGCCTCATGGACCTCGGCCACGGGCACCGGCGCAGCGTCTTCATCCTCTGGGCGTGGACGGCGTTGCTGTCGGGCTTCGTGCTCTACCCGACCTACACCGGTTCCGGTGACGCCATCGTGCCCATCGGCATCGCCGCGATCCTGTTGTCGCTGTTCACCGTCCTGCGTCCCGGTTCGCGACCGTGGCGCCGGGGAGGGGCGAAGGGCGACGTCGCCGAGGGGGTGGCGGACGAACCCGACGGCGCCGGCGACGCCGACGCCGGGGCCGGGAGGCCCGGTGCGCGGCCCGCCGTCGTGGGACCGGTCGCCCACCTCCCGGTGACCGCGACCCCGGACGAGGGCGACGAGCCCACGGCGGGCTAG
- a CDS encoding acetyl-CoA acetyltransferase, with protein MDPRTPVLVGGGQITHHADEPSPEPAELMALALRAAEADSGGRDLLRSIDSMRTVGQLSWRYAHVGRLVAAAVGAAPRQHLQSRMGGNLAGSMVIDAARAIQAGEIDVAVVCGAEAWRTRSRARAAGTPPEWTAQVGTEGAPEPYGPEDPLSSPLERERGIAEAPPIYALFEVALRAGLGLDVLAHRHRIGELWSAFSRVAAGNPWAWDRTAPAAADLWEPGPGNRMIAFPYTKRLCSNNHVDQGAAVILTSVAAAEHHGVPRDRWVFLHAGAEAVDHWFVSNRVDLCSSPAIRVAGRDLFALAGTEPDALDHVDLYSCFPSAVQIAARELGLLTEADGSGWGGIGARLPLTVTGGMNFAGGPWNDYPTHGLATMADVLRRDPGSTGLCTANGGWTTEHALLVLGTEPPAAGAFRSSTPQAEVDALPAVALDDDWTGPAVVESVTVVHDREGPHQARAAVRTPRGDRAWCTSTDPGLMAAAETTELVGASAVRTGDAGFIIESPA; from the coding sequence GTGGATCCGCGGACGCCCGTGCTGGTCGGCGGCGGCCAGATCACCCACCACGCCGACGAGCCGTCGCCGGAGCCCGCCGAGTTGATGGCCCTCGCGTTGCGCGCCGCCGAGGCCGACAGTGGGGGTCGGGACCTGTTGCGGTCGATCGACTCGATGCGCACCGTCGGGCAGCTGTCGTGGCGCTATGCCCACGTGGGACGCCTCGTGGCGGCGGCGGTCGGTGCCGCTCCCCGCCAGCACCTCCAGTCGCGCATGGGCGGGAACCTGGCCGGCTCGATGGTGATCGACGCCGCCCGGGCCATCCAGGCCGGGGAGATCGACGTGGCCGTGGTGTGCGGCGCCGAGGCGTGGCGCACACGGAGCCGGGCCCGTGCGGCCGGGACGCCGCCGGAATGGACCGCCCAGGTCGGCACCGAGGGCGCACCCGAGCCCTACGGACCGGAGGACCCCCTCAGCTCGCCGCTCGAACGGGAGCGCGGCATCGCCGAGGCACCGCCCATCTACGCCCTCTTCGAGGTGGCGTTGCGGGCCGGGCTCGGCCTCGACGTCCTCGCCCACCGCCACCGCATCGGCGAGCTGTGGAGCGCCTTCTCCCGCGTCGCCGCGGGGAACCCCTGGGCGTGGGACCGCACGGCCCCGGCGGCCGCCGACCTCTGGGAGCCCGGCCCCGGGAATCGCATGATCGCCTTCCCGTACACGAAGCGGTTGTGCTCGAACAACCACGTCGACCAGGGCGCGGCGGTCATCCTGACCTCGGTCGCCGCTGCCGAGCACCACGGCGTGCCCCGCGACCGCTGGGTCTTCCTGCACGCCGGCGCCGAGGCCGTCGACCACTGGTTCGTGTCGAACAGGGTCGACCTGTGCTCGTCGCCGGCGATCCGCGTCGCGGGTCGCGACCTCTTCGCCCTCGCCGGCACGGAGCCCGACGCCCTCGACCACGTCGACCTGTACTCGTGCTTCCCGTCCGCGGTGCAGATCGCCGCCCGGGAGCTGGGCCTGCTCACCGAAGCCGACGGCTCGGGCTGGGGCGGGATCGGTGCCCGCCTCCCGCTCACGGTCACCGGCGGGATGAACTTCGCCGGTGGGCCGTGGAACGACTACCCCACGCACGGCCTCGCCACGATGGCCGACGTCCTGCGCCGCGACCCGGGCAGCACCGGGTTGTGCACCGCCAACGGCGGGTGGACGACCGAGCACGCCCTCCTGGTGCTCGGCACCGAGCCGCCTGCGGCCGGGGCATTCCGCTCCTCGACCCCCCAGGCCGAGGTCGACGCCCTCCCGGCGGTCGCCCTGGACGACGACTGGACCGGGCCGGCGGTCGTCGAGAGCGTGACCGTCGTCCACGACCGTGAGGGCCCGCACCAGGCGCGTGCCGCGGTCCGCACGCCTCGCGGCGACCGGGCCTGGTGCACGAGCACCGATCCGGGGCTGATGGCCGCCGCCGAGACGACCGAACTCGTGGGGGCGTCGGCGGTGCGCACCGGCGACGCCGGGTTCATCATCGAATCGCCGGCCTGA